In the genome of Helicovermis profundi, the window TAAATAAAGTAAGATTACATTTTTCTGGATTTTGATCAAATAATGAACTAAAATATAACACTCCACCCAAACCTTCTGATTTTATCAATTCAGCGAAATATTGCATTGGTAAATAATCAAAAGATGATTCAACCTTAGAGAACGACCTAGAGAACATCCCACCCAATAATAAAATAAAAGACGATAGATTAAAATCCGCACTATAATCAGAAATAGCATGTTTATCTGTTAAATTTACAATCTTTATATCTTCAGTTAGTTCAAATTCAGCAATTTCTATTTTTGTTCTAGCATTTGGTCTTAATTCCGAAACTACTGTTTCAATATCCGTCGCTAAATAAAAATGATTTATTCCATAAGAATTGAATCTACCCAATGACTTTATAGTACTATTTGGCATCATCATATCTACAACTTCATATGGTTTCTGAATATCATCACGAATTCTACCACGGTAATATTTTTCGCCTTTTTTTAGTTCAAAAGTTTTATTAAAAATAACACTTTTGAGGCAATCAATGATATCTTTAT includes:
- a CDS encoding RES family NAD+ phosphorylase; this encodes MDREYEVLKKFTKSIKTTNRYFVDKDIIDCLKSVIFNKTFELKKGEKYYRGRIRDDIQKPYEVVDMMMPNSTIKSLGRFNSYGINHFYLATDIETVVSELRPNARTKIEIAEFELTEDIKIVNLTDKHAISDYSADFNLSSFILLLGGMFSRSFSKVESSFDYLPMQYFAELIKSEGLGGVLYFSSLFDQNPEKCNLTLFSDQIVKCNSIKTVEIKSIKYQII